A part of Leishmania panamensis strain MHOM/PA/94/PSC-1 chromosome 34 sequence genomic DNA contains:
- a CDS encoding hypothetical protein (TriTrypDB/GeneDB-style sysID: LpmP.34.3810), with product MLSQCTFVMSRWTSRLPPFLRRAVQMEQMEMDSALSQMYSLCLKPSLVSKMSRARKMTKGHYYRDDPAFLMLQLVFIVVVSVAQWLLLGMSRSLVGILFSAIAWYVLSGLGMACVWRAVAVMYLSPSSRSTQGGVLTGATSVLGVDSVVDYLRPDLDWRYAFDVHCNGYFTFFIWTEVIAYFLAPVMNVSWVSNAVVGIGTTTYLYSVFLGYLEIPSLSYQQRLLYPVLIVGVLFLLLSFSDINVGVKLWLQQCSK from the coding sequence ATGCTCTCGCAGTGCACGTTTGTGATGTCGCGATGGACATCGCGCCTGCCCCCGTTTCTGCGGCGTGCCGTGCAAATGGAACAGATGGAGATGGACTCGGCTCTGTCTCAGATGTACTCCTTGTGCCTCAAACCCTCCCTGGTGAGCAAAATGAGTCGGGCCCGGAAGATGACGAAGGGCCACTACTACCGTGATGACCCTGCGTTTCTCATGCTGCAGCTCGTgttcatcgtcgtcgtctcggTTGCGCAGTGGCTACTGCTAGGTATGAGCAGATCGCTGGTGGGCATTCTGTTTTCCGCCATCGCATGGTACGTGCTGAGCGGATTAGGCATGGCGTGTGTATGGCGTGCGGTCGCAGTGATGTATCTTTCCCCATCTTCGAGATCCACGCAGGGCGGAGTTCTGACTGGGGCCACCTCAGTCCTCGGCGTCGACTCCGTTGTGGACTACCTGCGCCCTGACCTGGACTGGCGCTACGCCTTTGACGTGCACTGCAACGGCTACTTCACGTTCTTCATTTGGACAGAGGTGATCGCGTACTTTCTGGCCCCTGTCATGAACGTGTCATGGGTGAGCAACGCGGTTGTCGGCATTGGAACTACCACATACCTGTACAGTGTCTTCTTGGGCTACCTGGAGATCCCGTCGTTGTCCTaccagcagcgtctgctcTATCCTGTGCTGATTGTAGGCGTGCTGTTCCTTCTTCTTAGCTTCTCCGATATCAATGTTGGGGTGAAATTGTGGCTGCAGCAATGCTCCAAATAA